From a region of the Arvicanthis niloticus isolate mArvNil1 chromosome 6, mArvNil1.pat.X, whole genome shotgun sequence genome:
- the Cd300lf gene encoding CMRF35-like molecule 1 isoform X1 → MHLLLLVSFLFWISGCCSAQHSVTGPKKVSGQEQGSLTVQCRYASGWKNYNKYWCQGPDRQCKVLVETNGSERLANKNRVSIRDDQTAFIFTVTMEDLRMSDAGIYWCGITKTGYDPMFEVSVNIGPATQAPTTVPTTPPITSTTTISTVTTTIKETSTFPTPTSYYSDNRQDSGGSGGDRDGFLDLSVLLPVISAALLLLLLVASLFAWRMAKKQKKAAGPPSKQVQSLEGDLCYANLSLQQPRISPGSSMSSSGKDHQEEVEYVTMAPFPREEISYAALSLASLGQEPTYSNTGCLVAHVPRPGLEEEITEYSSIKRPGLEEETVEYSSIKRPGLKEETVEYSSIKRPLPAAMP, encoded by the exons ATGCATTTGTTATTGCtggtctcctttctcttctggatCTCAG GCTGCTGCAGTGCTCAGCATTCAGTCACAGGTCCAAAGAAGGTGAGCGGTCAGGAGCAGGGCTCCTTGACAGTGCAGTGCCGATATGCCTCAGGCTGGAAGAATTACAACAAGTACTGGTGCCAAGGACCTGATAGGCAATGTAAAGTTCTCGTTGAAACCAATGGATCAGAGCGGTTGGCGAACAAGAACCGTGTGTCCATCAGGGATGACCAGACAGCCTTCATCTTCACCGTGACCATGGAGGATCTGAGGATGAGTGATGCTGGCATTTACTGGTGTGGAATTACAAAAACTGGTTATGATCCCATGTTTGAAGTTAGTGTGAACATTGGCCCAG CAACCCAAGCACCCACTACAGTGCCAACCACGCCccccatcacctccaccaccaccatctccacagTGACAACCACGATAAAAGAGACCAGCACATTTCCAACGCCGACCAGCTACTACTCTGATAACAG GCAGGACAGTGGTGGCAGCGGTGGTGACAGAGATGGGTTTCTGGATCTCAGTGTGCTCCTCCcagtcatctctgcagccctgttgCTTCTCCTGCTGGTGGCTTCACTCTTCGCTTGGAGGATGgcgaagaaacagaagaaag cTGCTGGGCCACCCTCAAAGCAG GTACAGTCTCTGGAGGGTGATCTCTGTTATGCAAACCTGTCCCTGCAGCAGCCCAGAATCTCCCCTGGCTCCTCCATGTCTTCCTCTGGCAAGGACCACCAAGAGGAAGTGGAATACGTCACCATG GCTCCCTTTCCCAGGGAGGAGATTTCATATGCTGCTCTGTCTTTGGCCAGCCTGGGTCAGGAGCCTACTTACAGCAACACGGGCTGCCTCGTTGCTCACGTTCCCAGGCCAGGCCTTGAAGAGGAAATCACAGAGTACAGCAGCATCAAGAGGCCAGGCCTTGAAGAAGAGACCGTGGAGTACAGCAGCATCAAGAGGCCAGGCCTTAAAGAGGAGACCGTGGAGTACAGCAGCATCAAGAGGCCCCTGCCTGCAGCCATGCCTTGA
- the Cd300lf gene encoding CMRF35-like molecule 1 isoform X2, translating into MHLLLLVSFLFWISGCCSAQHSVTGPKKVSGQEQGSLTVQCRYASGWKNYNKYWCQGPDRQCKVLVETNGSERLANKNRVSIRDDQTAFIFTVTMEDLRMSDAGIYWCGITKTGYDPMFEVSVNIGPVTTTIKETSTFPTPTSYYSDNRQDSGGSGGDRDGFLDLSVLLPVISAALLLLLLVASLFAWRMAKKQKKAAGPPSKQVQSLEGDLCYANLSLQQPRISPGSSMSSSGKDHQEEVEYVTMAPFPREEISYAALSLASLGQEPTYSNTGCLVAHVPRPGLEEEITEYSSIKRPGLEEETVEYSSIKRPGLKEETVEYSSIKRPLPAAMP; encoded by the exons ATGCATTTGTTATTGCtggtctcctttctcttctggatCTCAG GCTGCTGCAGTGCTCAGCATTCAGTCACAGGTCCAAAGAAGGTGAGCGGTCAGGAGCAGGGCTCCTTGACAGTGCAGTGCCGATATGCCTCAGGCTGGAAGAATTACAACAAGTACTGGTGCCAAGGACCTGATAGGCAATGTAAAGTTCTCGTTGAAACCAATGGATCAGAGCGGTTGGCGAACAAGAACCGTGTGTCCATCAGGGATGACCAGACAGCCTTCATCTTCACCGTGACCATGGAGGATCTGAGGATGAGTGATGCTGGCATTTACTGGTGTGGAATTACAAAAACTGGTTATGATCCCATGTTTGAAGTTAGTGTGAACATTGGCCCAG TGACAACCACGATAAAAGAGACCAGCACATTTCCAACGCCGACCAGCTACTACTCTGATAACAG GCAGGACAGTGGTGGCAGCGGTGGTGACAGAGATGGGTTTCTGGATCTCAGTGTGCTCCTCCcagtcatctctgcagccctgttgCTTCTCCTGCTGGTGGCTTCACTCTTCGCTTGGAGGATGgcgaagaaacagaagaaag cTGCTGGGCCACCCTCAAAGCAG GTACAGTCTCTGGAGGGTGATCTCTGTTATGCAAACCTGTCCCTGCAGCAGCCCAGAATCTCCCCTGGCTCCTCCATGTCTTCCTCTGGCAAGGACCACCAAGAGGAAGTGGAATACGTCACCATG GCTCCCTTTCCCAGGGAGGAGATTTCATATGCTGCTCTGTCTTTGGCCAGCCTGGGTCAGGAGCCTACTTACAGCAACACGGGCTGCCTCGTTGCTCACGTTCCCAGGCCAGGCCTTGAAGAGGAAATCACAGAGTACAGCAGCATCAAGAGGCCAGGCCTTGAAGAAGAGACCGTGGAGTACAGCAGCATCAAGAGGCCAGGCCTTAAAGAGGAGACCGTGGAGTACAGCAGCATCAAGAGGCCCCTGCCTGCAGCCATGCCTTGA
- the Cd300lf gene encoding CMRF35-like molecule 1 isoform X3 — protein MHLLLLVSFLFWISGCCSAQHSVTGPKKVSGQEQGSLTVQCRYASGWKNYNKYWCQGPDRQCKVLVETNGSERLANKNRVSIRDDQTAFIFTVTMEDLRMSDAGIYWCGITKTGYDPMFEVSVNIGPGRTVVAAVVTEMGFWISVCSSQSSLQPCCFSCWWLHSSLGGWRRNRRKLLGHPQSRYSLWRVISVMQTCPCSSPESPLAPPCLPLARTTKRKWNTSPWLPFPGRRFHMLLCLWPAWVRSLLTATRAASLLTFPGQALKRKSQSTAASRGQALKKRPWSTAASRGQALKRRPWSTAASRGPCLQPCLDLDP, from the exons ATGCATTTGTTATTGCtggtctcctttctcttctggatCTCAG GCTGCTGCAGTGCTCAGCATTCAGTCACAGGTCCAAAGAAGGTGAGCGGTCAGGAGCAGGGCTCCTTGACAGTGCAGTGCCGATATGCCTCAGGCTGGAAGAATTACAACAAGTACTGGTGCCAAGGACCTGATAGGCAATGTAAAGTTCTCGTTGAAACCAATGGATCAGAGCGGTTGGCGAACAAGAACCGTGTGTCCATCAGGGATGACCAGACAGCCTTCATCTTCACCGTGACCATGGAGGATCTGAGGATGAGTGATGCTGGCATTTACTGGTGTGGAATTACAAAAACTGGTTATGATCCCATGTTTGAAGTTAGTGTGAACATTGGCCCAG GCAGGACAGTGGTGGCAGCGGTGGTGACAGAGATGGGTTTCTGGATCTCAGTGTGCTCCTCCcagtcatctctgcagccctgttgCTTCTCCTGCTGGTGGCTTCACTCTTCGCTTGGAGGATGgcgaagaaacagaagaaag cTGCTGGGCCACCCTCAAAGCAG GTACAGTCTCTGGAGGGTGATCTCTGTTATGCAAACCTGTCCCTGCAGCAGCCCAGAATCTCCCCTGGCTCCTCCATGTCTTCCTCTGGCAAGGACCACCAAGAGGAAGTGGAATACGTCACCATG GCTCCCTTTCCCAGGGAGGAGATTTCATATGCTGCTCTGTCTTTGGCCAGCCTGGGTCAGGAGCCTACTTACAGCAACACGGGCTGCCTCGTTGCTCACGTTCCCAGGCCAGGCCTTGAAGAGGAAATCACAGAGTACAGCAGCATCAAGAGGCCAGGCCTTGAAGAAGAGACCGTGGAGTACAGCAGCATCAAGAGGCCAGGCCTTAAAGAGGAGACCGTGGAGTACAGCAGCATCAAGAGGCCCCTGCCTGCAGCCATGCCTTGATCTTGATCCCTGA